A window of Chiloscyllium plagiosum isolate BGI_BamShark_2017 chromosome 25, ASM401019v2, whole genome shotgun sequence genomic DNA:
CAAAACCAAGATGAACTGATGAAAAATAAGGAAGATAAATTACCTTCGGGCTAACGCTTCCTGAGCATCCATAGCAGCATTGCGACCCCGGAATGCTGGGGGTGTTCGACTCCGACTTCTGCTTCTACTGAACTTGCGTTTTCTTTTTTCTCTGCAATATAAAActtcatttttgattttattcaaGAGAGGAGTGTATCAAAATGAAAATGCAttaaaaaaccgaaagaactgtggatgctgtaaatcagaaacacagacTCAAAACTTGTTGAAAAAGTTCTTACATGCCTCAGCATATACAAGAAACACTTGAAAGTAAAAAGCTAAGGATTAACTTTCTTAAGGTAATACATTAACTAGAAGAtgagtttaatgtgaaaatattttagtttgaaaagaaaatagaCAATGTTTTATACTACAAAGTGGAGGCAGAGGGACTCACTTGCTTCGGCTTCGACTTCTGTGCACCCTGTGCCTTGATCTTGACCGAGATTTTAGGCGTCGTTTCTTTTCTCTGCTTCTTGAACGCCTGCCCCGGCTCCTGGAACGCCTGCCCCGACTCCTCGACCGCCTGACCCGGCTCCTGGAACGCCGGCCCCGGCTCCTCGAGCGTCTGCACCGGCTCCTCGATCGCTTTCCCCGACTCCTTGAGCGCCTGTCCCGGCTTCGAGACCGCTTGTCCCGGCTCCTAGAATGCCTGTCCCAGCTCCTTGAGCGCTTGTCTCTGCTTTTTGATCGCCTCTCTCGACTCCGAGACCTCTTTTCTCTGCTCCGTGAACGTGACCTCTTCTTTTCACGACTCCGATGTCGCCTATAAATTACGAACAATACATACTCAGGATTACAAAGATAATCAGTCACATGTTAAAATAATCCCAACTGAATAGAATTAGGCATTTGTTCAACTGCAACATTTGATTAATAaagacatccattttaaattaaCAGTTTTAAAGAAGCTCAAAAAAGCGGTCAACTCGATTTAAGTAAAGATGAATTACTTTTCAATACCTTGCCGTAGAAAAGTGGCCAAGATATTGTCCCAATCAAATCACAAAGCACATTGAAAATTTATTTGAACTCAAAAATATATACATTAAAATTATTAATACTGGCCTCTCCCTGGACCTGGATCTTGAATAACTGTGAGCTTTTGACGATTTTTTGTCTTTCCGTTTTGGCCTATCTTCTCCATTTTCTGTTGAACTTAATCGCTCCCTCCCTTTGTCATGCTCCTTGTCACTTTGTTGATCAGAAGATTTTTGTTTTTTGGTGGTACTTCTTTCTTTTATCTCCCGTCTTTGTTCCTGTTTTAAGAAGAAGTTGGTTCTTTCAGGAAAATAGTGCAACAAAGAGAGTTAGTATGGGTAGAAAATACAAAGATTTAATAGTGGGTTGTAAAAGCAACAATTCTTTGAATGTCTTAGAAGAAGCGAAGTAATAAGCTATCAACATTCAGTGCTTTTTACAACACACCAAACCCAAGAAATAGTAATCAAAAAGTGTACACTGATACACATTCAAGGGGTGGAATAATCTACTTGCTTTCCAATAATTAGCCATAAATAATATTCTTTAGGCATGAGACTCATCACTCCACATCATCTACTGCCAACACAAAAAACCTCTCCAGGTACACTCAAACCAAAATGAACTTAGTTGAATCAAAGATCACTTACAAAATTTTCAAATGTCAGTCACTATACACATATTTTTCATATAATAGGCACACTGCGCTCAATCCAACTTTGTTATTTATCACATTAGTGATTAAACCTATTTGTATAAAAGTTTCAAAGACTTCAATTTCAATTGCAAGGCACTATTCAGGTCCTTTCAACTCTCAACACAAGGTAAAACCAAAACACCAATCATAATGCAAATTAGTTACACTTTCAAGATCTGACCCAAACTCAGTGATATGCAAATCTTAAAAACTGTACCTTTCCCTGCAAATGCTCCTTCCTGTGTACAGTTCCTCGCACTTTACAACTTGGGCAATCTCAGACTATCACCAACTAATTCTAACCAAGTATTTTTAATTTTGCGAGACCAGTACAAGTGGAAGTTTGGATCAAACACTAATATCAAAATAAAGCCAAGCTCTTACAGGAAAAGTGAAAAGGGCTATCTGGGATGCATCAAATGATGCAATTACTAGCCAAAAGATAATGATCTTATGATTGTATTCAAGAATTTCAACTTTTCCACTTCTAATGGAAACATATCAATCCGATGCAGGATATCCTCCACAATGAGAAAGAATGATTAATCATGGAACAATTCACAGGGAATAAACTTGCCTATCTTCTCGGTGAACATGTCTACTAAGCCTTTTCCTTCAATTAAACAAATTCAAACTATGTTGTTAGATGCTTAAATCCACCAGCATTTTGAAAATGACTCAAAAGACTGTTGCACATCCAACTTTCATGCAActataatgtttaaaaagaatGCTGGTGATTAATTTAAACAACTAGTTGCCGTAGAAAATATTTTAGAATTCTAAATCATTTTGTGGTAGCCAATAATCACTCTTCCAAAAATATTTCAGTCCGTAATCAAGAAGTCCAAACACCAACTGTCTATGACAGTGAAAACCTCACCTAAGTGAAGTTATTTAACAAAGTGCTGATACAAATTTTTGTAAAGATTTTGATATGGCcaaatgtaaacattttcaatttctacACATATATACACAAAATCACAGGCACACTGAACTTTTACGTCAAAAAACCTACCCATTTGGCGccaggttggtggtggagagaacATTCACAAGTTATGTGTTATGCATTTAAGCATTAAGTCATTGGAACATGCAAAGGTACTtatgaacattttattttttccaGACCTCAGCATGTTTTTATTAACTACAATTTTGATTTTTCTATTAGGTATCAGACCTGAAATCAGATTATAATTACAAGCTGAACTCAGTGCCAGCAATGATACTGCGAAAACATACTGCGGCATTTGAAGCAAGAATGCCAGCAAAAGTTTTAATTAGCAAGGGTGAAACAAAGTTAGTACCGGGCTAAAGCCCATCAAAATACTAAATATCCAATAATTAGGACATAATTTACAAAGCAGCATTTATAAAAGGTTGGTCAGTTCTTTGAATTATGCAAAAATCAAATTGAAATATTTGGACATTATCTTATTCAATGTAGTTTGCGGGGAAGAAAACGCCTCCTCTCCAAACCATATTGAATTGACAATTGACTACCACAAACAAAGCAGATTTGCTGGGTGATTCTTTCAAGTTACAAAGCAAATACGAGTGTGAATGGCTGATATTTACCTTTTCAGGAGGTAGGCTTATATTTTTTGCTATTTGACTCTGCAGCGTCTTCTGCTCACTGTGTCTCTTCGTGCATTAGCACGCTGAGTACGATTCATTATAGAAATGTTATCATGTGATCTATGTATACAAAGtaaactttccaaacacaaaaaTGCCAAAAATCTGTATTGATACCCTCCTAAATTGTAATaactaaatattaaaatatttggtCAATTTTAACCTATTTAATATACTGTTCTAATTAGAACTGGGAAGAAAACATTTATAGTCATCTGCTTAGGTAGGATACAATACTTTGTCATGACAGCTAAGCAATTTTACTTTTGTCTAACAAACTTTGgtacttaccatcctgactgtCAGTATTCAATAAATAAATAGTCAGCAGCACAACATTTAGTTCTTAAATTAACTTATATTCTACAGAAAGTATTAATTACCTCTTTGCTTCTGCTGCGACTTTGCCTGGATCTCCGGCTTTCACTTTCTGGAAAATAAAAAACTACTACATGAACAAACTCAGTTGCAAAGAAAACCATGAGCCTTTATTACAATTGCAAGCCTATTTATCCATGCATTGTAtaccttttaaaaatgtcaaagatCTAGAGCAACTGGTCACAAATTCATTTAAGTTCATCAAGTCAATCCagttttcaatatgtaatttagATATAGTTTTGCAGCTTTAAGAGAGTCGCAAAATTGTCAGTAACCATGACAGCAAAAACAGCTTCAAACCAAGTTAGGTGCTGATCTAACGAATGAGTAATATTCTGACACCCAACCTAAAAATTTCAAATGCAGAAATATTGACTAATTACTTAACGATTGTCCAATATTCCAGACAAGCAAATAAACTATAGTGTGCAACTAAAATATATTAGTTGCTTTTATAAAGGCAGTAACAACAACTCATGCAGCAAATATTTATCAGTAGTTTCATTTTAAGTAGCCTTTTAAGAAATAGAATGGCACTTCTCTTGGATATGGCTTATAACATCATGGTGTATAACTCTGACTAATTTATCTATTTTGCCTGTTATATCTGCAGGATCCTTATCTTCACATATATTAACTATAAAATGCAAAAATGTTTTAGCTTCAACTGTAATTTCTCATTTACAGCATTTGACAAAATGCTCTATTAAAATTTATTGTAGGCAAATGTTCTATGGCTAATAATCCAAATAAAAACATCCTCCAACATTCTCAAACTCAAGATTGCTGCAGCTCTAAATTATACTATTTAGAAGACGTAACACGTGCCAACATGTAGTATTCACAATATCCTGATTTCAGGCTACTTGTCATGACAAGAGCAAAGGAAATCACGTATGTGTTGTGAGAAGAGAGTAAATTGATCCATGGTGTCTCTGTGCAACTCTAATGCAATGTTACTTCAGAAATCCAGGAAGAAATCAGCTCCCCTATTAAGTAATGTCAGGAAGGAAGGCCAGCTAAATAAGAATATTGTTGAGTGAAAACTGTCAACACTCAAATTGTAACAATTATTCTCCAAGTCAAACTTGAGACTGTAATACCAACATAAAGGTTTAGAATCTTATACATCAATAGAAACAATGTACACACCAGACTTCCGTTTCTTCTCCCTCGATCTTGATCTCGACCGAGATTGTTTCTTCTCCACAGACCTTGATCTCGACCTGGACTCTTTCTTCTCCACAGATCTTGACCTTGATCGAGAATGTTTCTTCTCCCTCGATCTTGATCTTGATTGAGACTGTTTTGTGTCCCTGGATCTCGATCTGGTCCTAGACCGTTTCTTCTCCCTAGATCTTGACCTTGACCGAGACTGAGACGGAGATTGGGAAGAACGGTGCTTGTAGCTTTTGGGAGATTTAGACGTTGCCAATCGCTCGCTTTTCTTTTCCGTGTCTGAAGCAGATTTTTTCAAAACCAGCCCATCCTGTTCAGCATCACTTGCCTGTTGGCAGATTTTAAAAGTTGTATCCAGATTAACATTAATTTTCACAATGTAATTTCTTCTTTTGCTCAGTTTCATCTCCTCCTGAAGTTATTATTCCTTTTCTGGGGGATAGCTGCACCATAAACACTAATTTTTAGTCCTATTGGTTATGACACAAACAACAATCTTGACAGCGTGAGTAATCCAACTTACCTTGTTGAGTGTTGTGGTTCTGCAAGGATCAGAAAGCTTGAGTTGTTATCATGGTAAAACCTAGCTGTCTCTTACCTAATTCTTACCAATGGGTTACTGGGCAACAACCTGACCGACATTCCTGCTGGGGCCAAGCAGAATGTTTAACTATCTGGTTCACATTAGCTCACTTAGTACAGACTGAGAATTGAATTTAGGATCTGACCTATATCGTCACTTATTGCAGTAAATTTGCTGAACCACTATGGTAGCAGCTACCAAAGACATTTACAAAGATGCACCTATGTTTAGATGAGTACAGCTTGTCCAATCTCAAGTAAAAGCAAAACAGGATTGGAGTCACTAAATAGTAGTGCACACTCATCTAGTGCTCTTTAACTTTTATCTAAAATACTGTGGAGAATGTAAATCTTTCTGACTGATGTCTCCAAGTTTTCTAAAATCTCAGCAAactgaaaaatagcaaatgcaatTTCTCATCCTTAAAAAGAAAGAGGACAAAGGATGAACCCTCAAATTTACAGGCTGATTATTACTCCAAATACGCAGTAACAGTTTGAGACAGTTAGGACTAATTATTTGACTGGAATTTCTTTTGAGGATGGACAGATAAAGATTATGGCTGTGAAAGTCATCTACCCAGTTTCAGCAAGTCACTGGCCCACATAACAGACTAATTCACATTGGATAGATGGCCAATATTAAATTGGACGAATGCATGGCTGAACAGTAGATAACAAGTATCACAAACAGCAGGGACTAATAATCTGGCAGCTGTTAATTTCAAAGTGCTATAAATAGCAGAGGTCGGAATATTTTACAACTGAAAATTTGGCAAATCTTGCAATAAGTGACACCACATGCCTGATACAAAGACTAGATAATGTAATCAATGCACAACAATTCAAAAAAATTAGCTGGAGGTTGCAGCAGAGAAGTGGTAAATGAACTTTGACAAGTGTGAAATAAAGGTTAAGAGATGACAGTTTGGATTACAACTTAAATAGGAACATACAGTTATCAAAGAGTCACCTCAATATTTATGTAGTCAAAAACCTGCTTACTGAATCACAAGGGTTTGTGCAAAGATATCCACTCAGGGATGCCAGTCTCTAGAGAAGATGAAGAACAGGGTACACCAGtaggagtgggcggcacggtggcacagtggttcgca
This region includes:
- the rsrc2 gene encoding arginine/serine-rich coiled-coil protein 2 isoform X2, with translation MAKPQSKMSHFQASDAEQDGLVLKKSASDTEKKSERLATSKSPKSYKHRSSQSPSQSRSRSRSREKKRSRTRSRSRDTKQSQSRSRSREKKHSRSRSRSVEKKESRSRSRSVEKKQSRSRSRSREKKRKSESESRRSRQSRSRSKEEQRREIKERSTTKKQKSSDQQSDKEHDKGRERLSSTENGEDRPKRKDKKSSKAHSYSRSRSRERRHRSREKKRSRSRSREKRSRSRERRSKSRDKRSRSWDRHSRSRDKRSRSRDRRSRSRGKRSRSRCRRSRSRGRRSRSRVRRSRSRGRRSRSRGRRSRSREKKRRLKSRSRSRHRVHRSRSRSKEKRKRKFSRSRSRSRTPPAFRGRNAAMDAQEALARRLERAKKLQEQKEKELLEKQKVEQTDVADTTNGSLGSVNQPTVSGGSVLNVAALLASGTQVTPQIAMAAQMAALQAKALAETGIAVPSYYNPTAVNPMKFAEQEKKRKLLWQNKKEGDKSQTAELWEKLNFGNKDQNVKFRKLMGIKDEEEVGTPIPNPDESFKTLKQQEEVFRNLDAQYEMARSQTHTQRGMGLGFSSSMRGMDTI
- the rsrc2 gene encoding arginine/serine-rich coiled-coil protein 2 isoform X1, with the translated sequence MKCLRTTILWRRVSACAQCTSARRLFVTEHFVGWEAAAVAADPIGGGLTVVSLTKTLGNMAASDAEQDGLVLKKSASDTEKKSERLATSKSPKSYKHRSSQSPSQSRSRSRSREKKRSRTRSRSRDTKQSQSRSRSREKKHSRSRSRSVEKKESRSRSRSVEKKQSRSRSRSREKKRKSESESRRSRQSRSRSKEEQRREIKERSTTKKQKSSDQQSDKEHDKGRERLSSTENGEDRPKRKDKKSSKAHSYSRSRSRERRHRSREKKRSRSRSREKRSRSRERRSKSRDKRSRSWDRHSRSRDKRSRSRDRRSRSRGKRSRSRCRRSRSRGRRSRSRVRRSRSRGRRSRSRGRRSRSREKKRRLKSRSRSRHRVHRSRSRSKEKRKRKFSRSRSRSRTPPAFRGRNAAMDAQEALARRLERAKKLQEQKEKELLEKQKVEQTDVADTTNGSLGSVNQPTVSGGSVLNVAALLASGTQVTPQIAMAAQMAALQAKALAETGIAVPSYYNPTAVNPMKFAEQEKKRKLLWQNKKEGDKSQTAELWEKLNFGNKDQNVKFRKLMGIKDEEEVGTPIPNPDESFKTLKQQEEVFRNLDAQYEMARSQTHTQRGMGLGFSSSMRGMDTI